Below is a window of Streptomyces sp. NBC_01429 DNA.
CGAGCCGCGCGCGGGCGGCGCGGCGCGCGGCCGGGTCGAAGGCGAAGCGCCCGGCCTCGATGCCGTTGGGGACGACGTGGATGCGGTCGGGCCGTACCCCCCAGCGCTCCAGCCGCCGCGCGACGGTGGCGGAGACGGCGACGGTCGCGGTGCCCATGCGTTCGCCCGCGAGATAGAGACCGCGGGCACCGGCGGTCAGCGGCCTTCCCTCGATCTGGACGGCGCCGAGGGAGTGCTCGGTGGCGACGATGGAGCGTACGCCCGCGAACCTGGCCGCGAACCGCCCGTACAGACAGGCCCGGTAGAGATGCGTGTGCACCAGGTCGTACCGCCCCTGCCGGACGAGCCGGGTGAGCCGGGGCAGCGCGCCGAGGTCGCGGTTGCCGGTCATGGCGAGGTTCCGGACGGAGCCGCCGTCGGCGACGATGCCCTCGGCGACGGCGCCCGGGTTGGTGAGCGTGATGACGTCGCTGTCGACCGGCAACTGACGCAGCAGGAGGCGCAGTTGCTGCTCGGCGCCGCCGATGCCCAGGCCGGTGATGACATGGAGGACCTTCACGGAGCGCCGGCCCCGCTGCCCGCCACGGCGGCCATGTGCGCGGCGTACGCGGCGTAGTCGGCGGCCGGTACGGGCTCGCGGCGCCAGCGGTGCAGCCGTCGTTTGAGCTGGAGCCGCGCCCCGGTGTCCTGCTCGCCGACGTGGATACGGGGCAGCGCGAGAACGCCGGTGAGCGGGCCGGGGCTGATCGCGCAGGCGTACGCGTATCCGGCGGCCCGTACGGCCTCGATGGCGCGCGCGTCGACCGTCCCGTACGGATAGCAGTAGCCCGCCACCTCGTGGCCGGTGAGGTCGCGCAGCAGCGCGCGGCTGTGCGCGGTGTCCCTGGCCAGCACTTCGTCGTCGGCGGCGGTGAGGTCGGTGTGGCACAGCCCGTGGGAGCCGATCTCCATCCCGGCGTCGGCGGCGGCCCGGACGCCGTCCTCCGTGAGGAGGGGCTTGCGGGGGCCGAGGCCGTCCCATTCGTTCGTACCGCCGAGCCGGCCGGGCAGCACGAAGACCGTCGCGGTGAACCCGAACCGGTGGAGCAGCGGTACGGCGCTCTCCACGAAGTCGGCGTAGCCGTCG
It encodes the following:
- a CDS encoding polysaccharide deacetylase family protein, with product MSADTVPPGPLWALMYHSVADPTDDPYRVTVSPGRLERQLRWLRRRGLTGVSMDELLRARAAGRGAGLVGLTFDDGYADFVESAVPLLHRFGFTATVFVLPGRLGGTNEWDGLGPRKPLLTEDGVRAAADAGMEIGSHGLCHTDLTAADDEVLARDTAHSRALLRDLTGHEVAGYCYPYGTVDARAIEAVRAAGYAYACAISPGPLTGVLALPRIHVGEQDTGARLQLKRRLHRWRREPVPAADYAAYAAHMAAVAGSGAGAP